The following nucleotide sequence is from Quadrisphaera setariae.
AGATCAGCCCGACGTCCTTCTGCAGCGCGACGAGGTCGTTGAGCAGGGGTGGCGTGACGTTGCGGACGGCCTGCGGGAGGACGACGAGCCGGGTGGTCTGCCGGTGGGTGAGCCCCAGGGCGCGCGCGGCGGCGCGCTGGCTGGGGTGGACGGACTCGATGCCTGCGCGGAAGACCTCGGAGACGTACGCGGCGTAGATGAGGACGATGGCGATCGTCCCCAGGACCACGGGGTCCGTCGGAACGCCCTGCAGCCGCAGGCCCGGCAGCCCGAAGCCGATGATGTAGAGCAGCACGATGAGCGGGATGCCGCGGAAGACGTCGGTGTAGAGCGCCATGAGGAAGCGGACGGGCGCCCAGACGGGTCCTCGCACGGTGCGCAGCACCGCCACCCCGAGCCCCAGTGCCAAGACGCACAGCGCCGCGACGACGAGCACCCGCAGGTTCAGCCACAGTCCGTCGAGGACCAGCGGGAGCGCCCGGCGCGCCACGTCAGGGTCCAGGAACGACTCCTGGGTGCGGGGCCAGCCCGGGGCGCTGACCGCTCCCGCCACGAGCAGGCCGGAGAAGACGAGGGTGGACAGCAGGGCGACCCACGTCGACCGTCGCTGCCGCGAGCGGCGGTAGGACCGGCGCCCCAGCTCGACCTCGCTCAGGGCGGGCAGGAGCCCACCCCGAGCCTCGCCGAAGACCTCAGAGCCCGGTGCGCTCACTTCAGGACGGGCGCCTGCGCCGCCTCGTCGAGCCACTCCTGCTGCAGCTTGGCGAGGGTGCCGTCCTCGCGGAGCGTGGTGACGGCGCGGCTCACGCACGCGGTGAGCGGCGACCCCTTGTCGAGCACCATGCCGAAGGTGTCGGTGGCGCCGCCGCTGGGCGTCTCGAGCTGGCCGACGACCTTGCCGGCGTCGAGCTGGGCGCCCGCCATGTAGAAGGCGGTGGGCAGGTCGACGACGATGGCGTCCACCTGGCCGTTCTTCAGCGCGGCGACGGCGTCGTCGTTGGTGTTGAAGACGCTCGGCTGCTGCGACGGCCCGATCTGGTCGGTGATGGCGGTGTAGCTGGTGGTGCCCACCTGGGCGCCCAGGCGCAGGTCCTTGAGACCCGCGAGGTCCGTCACGGAGGCTGCCTTGGAGGCGCCGTCGGTGACCACGGCCTGTGCCACGTCGTAGTAGGGCGTCGAGAAGTCGACGGCCTGCTTGCGCTCGTCGGTGATGGAGAACTGGTTGATGTCGACGTCGAAGTCCTTCGGGCCCGGAGCGATGGCGGCGTTGAAGCTGCCGACCTTCCAGGTGACCTTGTCCTTGGAGTAGCCCAGCTGGCCGGCGACGGCGTACGCGACGGCGGACTCGTAGCCCTTGCCGTTGCTCGGGTCGTTGTCCGAGAACCACGGCTCGTACGCGGGGGTGTCGGTGGCGACCGTGAACACCCCCGGCGTCAGCGTCTTGAGGTCGGCCGGGGAGCAGCTCGCCGTCGTCGTCGCCGAGGCGGAGCCGTCGGCGCTGGTGGCACCGGTCCCCGCAGCCTCGTCCTGCGGAGCGCAGCCCGCGACGAGCAGGGCGGACGCACCGGCGAGGGCGGCGAGCAGGAGGGCGGGTCGGCGCAGCACGGGCCGAAGAGTAGTTGAGTCGCAGACGACCCGGTGCTCGCGCAGGTCAGGTCGCGACGGCGCGTCCCCGCAGCACCACCGCGCGTGGCGCCCGCAGCACCTCGACGTCCTCGCGGGGATCGGCCGGCAGCACGAGGAGGTCGGCCGGGGCGCCCTCCTCCAGGGCGGGCGCGCCGAGGTAGGCCCGCGAGCCCCAGCTCGCCGCGCCCAGCGCCTGCAGCGGCGTGAGCCCGGCGGCCACCAGGGCGGCGACCTCGTCGGCGACCAGCCCGTGCGGCATCTCCGTGCCGGCGTCGGTGCCGACGAGCAGTCGCACGCCGGCGTCGACGGCGTCGCGCACGGCCTGGGGGCGCCGGGCGTGCAGCGCCCGCATGTGGGCGGCGTAGGTGGGGAACTTCGGTGCACCTGCGGCGGCGAACTCGAGGAACCGAGCGGTGTTCACGAGGGTGGGGGTGATGGCCACGCCCGCTGCGGCCGCTGCGGCGGCGGTCTCGCCGTCGAGCCCGGTGGCGTGCTCCCAGCAGTCGACGCCGGCGGCCAGCAGGTCGGGCAGGGTCTGCTCGGAGAAGGTGTGGACCGCCACCCGTGCGCCGAGGGCGTGCGCCGCCTCGACAGCTCGGGTCAGCTCCTCCACCGGCCAGCACGGGGAGAGGTCGCCCGTGGACCTGTCGATCCAGTCACCGACCACCTTCACCCAGCCATCACCGGCCCGGGCCTGCGCCGAGACCGTGGCCACGAGGTCCTCCGGCTCCACCTCCTCCCCCACCCCGCGCAGGTAGCGCCGCGAGCGCGCGACGTGCCTGCCGGCGCGCAGCACGCGGGGCATGGCGTCGTCGTCGTCCATCCAGCGGGTGTCGGCCGGGGAGCCGGCGTCGCGCAGCAGCAGCGCGCCGGCGTCGCGGTCGGTCTCGGCCTGGCGGCGGGCGGTCTCGGCGTCGACCGGGCCCTGCGGTCCGAGGCCGACGTGGCAGTGCGCGTCGACGAGGCCGGGCAGCACCCAGCCGTCCAGCACGTCGGCGCCCTCCGTGGAGTGCGGGCGGTCGAAGGTGATGCGTCCGTCGAGCACCCAGGCGCCGTCGCGGACCTCCACCTCCCCGGACTCGTCGAGGCGGGCGAGCACGGGCCCGGGGAGGTGGATCACGACCAGCAGCCTGTCAGCGGCTCGTCAGCGGCCCAGGTGCTTCTCGAAGCCCGGCGGCAGCTCGAAGCCCGGCGGCAGCTGCGGCTCGTCGCCGCCGGCGCCGAAGGCCGCGCCCGGCCCGAACGCCGACCCGCGGCTGGCGAGGGCCTTCTCGGAGGCGGCGCGCTCCTGCTCGGCGCGCTTGGCGGGGTTCCCCGACTTGCCAGCCTTCGACTTCTTGCCCTGGAGCGCTTGCGTGCGCCCGCGCGACTTCTTGCCGCCCGCGAGGCCGGCCATCCCGCCGCCGGGCCCGCCGCCCATGCCGCCGAGCGCGCCGGCCAGGCCGCCGCCGCCCTTGGCCCGCATGGCGCGCATGACCTTCTGCGCCTCGGTGAACCTGTCGATGAGCTGGTTGACCTCGCTGACCTCCACGCCGGAGCCGCGGGCGATGCGGGCGCGCCGCGAGCCGTTGAGCACCTTGGAGTTGTGGCGCTCCAGCGGCGTCATGGACCGCACGATCGCCTCGATGCGCTTCATCGCGCCGTCGCTGGCGAGCTCGTCGAGCTGGTCCTTCATGGCGCCCATGCCGGGCAGCATCCCCAGCACCTTGTTGAGCGGGCCCATCTTCTTGAGGGCCTGCATCTGGGTGAGGAAGTCCTCGAGGGTGAAGTCCTCCCCGGCCTCGAAGCGGCTGGCGAGCGCCGCGCTCTCCTTGGCGTCGAAGGCGCGCTCGGCCTGCTCGATGAGGGTGAGCACGTCACCCATGTCGAGGATGCGCGAGGCCATCCGGTCGGGGTGGAAGACCTCGAAGTCGGCCAGGCCCTCGCCGGTGGAGGCGAACAGCACCGGGCGGCCGGTGGTGGTGGCCACGGACAGGGCGGCGCCACCGCGCGCGTCGCCGTCGAGCTTGGTGAGGACGACGCCGGTGAGGTCGACGCCCTCCTGGAACGCCTGCGCCACCGCGAGCGCGTCCTGGCCGATCATCGCGTCGACCACGAACAGCACCTCGTCGGGCTGCGTGGCCTCCCGGATGTCGGAGGCCTGCTGCATCATCTCCGCGTCGACCCCGAGGCGGCCGGCGGTGTCGACGACGACGACGTCGTACTGCTTGTCGCGGGCGTGCTCGACGCCTCGGCGCGCCACCTCGACGGGGTTCCCGACGCCGTTGCCCGGCTCGGGGGCGAAGACCTCCACGCCGGCGCGCTGGCCGACCACCTGCAGCTGGGTGACGGCGTTGGGGCGCTGGAGGTCGCAGGCGACGAGGAGCGGGGTGTGCCCGGTGTCCTTGAGGTGCTTGCCGAGCTTGCCGGCCAGCGTGGTCTTGCCGGCGCCCTGCAGGCCCGCGAGCATGATCACGGTCGGCGGGTTCTTGGCGAAGCGCAGGCGGCGCGTCTGGCCCCCGAGGACGCCGATGAGCTCCTCGTTGACGATCTTGACGATCTGCTGCGCCGGGTTCAGCGCCTGCGAGACCTCCGCGGACAGGGCGCGCTCGCGGATGCTCCCCGTGAACGCGCGCACCACGGGCAGGGCGACGTCGGCCTCGAGCAGCGCGCGGCGGATCTCGCGCACCGTCGTGTCGACGTCGGCCTCGGTGAGCCGGCCCTTGCCCCGCAGGCCCTTGAAGGTCGCGGTGAGACGGTCGGACAGGGAGCTGAACACGACGTCCAGGCTACCGGCGGACCGGCGGGCCCAGGGCGCCCACGGGTCGGCCGCCGGTCGGCTCCCGGTCGGCTCCCGGTCGGCTCCCGGTCGTTCAGGCGTCGACGTCGGCGGCCGCGCCCAGCACCGAGACCGCCGCGGCCACCCGGGCGGGGGCCAGGGGGCTGCCGTCGGGCTCGCCGAGGTAGAGCACGTCCACCGCCTGCCCGCCGTAGGTCGCCACGTGCGCGCTGTGGATCTCCACGCCGATGCCGGCCAGCTCCGACCCGAGCGCGTGCAGCAGGCCCGGCCTGTCGAGGGCTCGCACCTCCACCAC
It contains:
- a CDS encoding amino acid ABC transporter permease; this encodes MSAPGSEVFGEARGGLLPALSEVELGRRSYRRSRQRRSTWVALLSTLVFSGLLVAGAVSAPGWPRTQESFLDPDVARRALPLVLDGLWLNLRVLVVAALCVLALGLGVAVLRTVRGPVWAPVRFLMALYTDVFRGIPLIVLLYIIGFGLPGLRLQGVPTDPVVLGTIAIVLIYAAYVSEVFRAGIESVHPSQRAAARALGLTHRQTTRLVVLPQAVRNVTPPLLNDLVALQKDVGLISVLGAIDAVRQAQILSATTGNFTPYIVAALLFVVMAVPTARLADWATARARRRQQAGGVL
- a CDS encoding ABC transporter substrate-binding protein, producing MLRRPALLLAALAGASALLVAGCAPQDEAAGTGATSADGSASATTTASCSPADLKTLTPGVFTVATDTPAYEPWFSDNDPSNGKGYESAVAYAVAGQLGYSKDKVTWKVGSFNAAIAPGPKDFDVDINQFSITDERKQAVDFSTPYYDVAQAVVTDGASKAASVTDLAGLKDLRLGAQVGTTSYTAITDQIGPSQQPSVFNTNDDAVAALKNGQVDAIVVDLPTAFYMAGAQLDAGKVVGQLETPSGGATDTFGMVLDKGSPLTACVSRAVTTLREDGTLAKLQQEWLDEAAQAPVLK
- a CDS encoding amidohydrolase family protein, with product MIHLPGPVLARLDESGEVEVRDGAWVLDGRITFDRPHSTEGADVLDGWVLPGLVDAHCHVGLGPQGPVDAETARRQAETDRDAGALLLRDAGSPADTRWMDDDDAMPRVLRAGRHVARSRRYLRGVGEEVEPEDLVATVSAQARAGDGWVKVVGDWIDRSTGDLSPCWPVEELTRAVEAAHALGARVAVHTFSEQTLPDLLAAGVDCWEHATGLDGETAAAAAAAGVAITPTLVNTARFLEFAAAGAPKFPTYAAHMRALHARRPQAVRDAVDAGVRLLVGTDAGTEMPHGLVADEVAALVAAGLTPLQALGAASWGSRAYLGAPALEEGAPADLLVLPADPREDVEVLRAPRAVVLRGRAVAT
- the ffh gene encoding signal recognition particle protein, whose protein sequence is MFSSLSDRLTATFKGLRGKGRLTEADVDTTVREIRRALLEADVALPVVRAFTGSIRERALSAEVSQALNPAQQIVKIVNEELIGVLGGQTRRLRFAKNPPTVIMLAGLQGAGKTTLAGKLGKHLKDTGHTPLLVACDLQRPNAVTQLQVVGQRAGVEVFAPEPGNGVGNPVEVARRGVEHARDKQYDVVVVDTAGRLGVDAEMMQQASDIREATQPDEVLFVVDAMIGQDALAVAQAFQEGVDLTGVVLTKLDGDARGGAALSVATTTGRPVLFASTGEGLADFEVFHPDRMASRILDMGDVLTLIEQAERAFDAKESAALASRFEAGEDFTLEDFLTQMQALKKMGPLNKVLGMLPGMGAMKDQLDELASDGAMKRIEAIVRSMTPLERHNSKVLNGSRRARIARGSGVEVSEVNQLIDRFTEAQKVMRAMRAKGGGGLAGALGGMGGGPGGGMAGLAGGKKSRGRTQALQGKKSKAGKSGNPAKRAEQERAASEKALASRGSAFGPGAAFGAGGDEPQLPPGFELPPGFEKHLGR